The genome window GTTTGAAAAATTTCATCCGCTAGGACCTACGTCATTCACTTCCCGAGGGAAAAATCTCTCGCAACATATAATGTCCTGAGTGAATCCTGGTTCCTATATTGTTTTCAACGAGATTAAAAATAACATTGAATCCGAGTGAAATCAACCCTTTTCCAGAAGATTGTAAAATAAATATTTTCATTCGGGATGATTTGACCCTACAACAAAAAATCCCCCTGAAACCTCCGCATTGGCAAGTGCCAAGACCCGGAAGATACAAGGGAATTCATTACATTTTTATACGTGTATAGACATACACTTTCAGGTTAATAAGCTTCAAGCTCAAACAACCGTTTTTGATAACGAACAAGAGTCTCATCAATCTGATGAAGCTGATCAGCAGTCGCATCTTTTCTAGTGTCCAGCAGTGAATCAATCTCGGCATACACACGGTTGATTTCGCGTTCTACATCTCTGGCCAGGAACAGATGTTGCAATTCGAGCAACGTATTTTTGTATTCATAGATCACTCGGGTATTCTCCCCGGTTTTCTCCACAATTTTACGGACAGTGCCTTGAGCATAAACATACGTCATGGTGAACCCTTTATAGATTCGATGAACGACCCCGTCACCCTTAAAAGTCATAAAGAGCTTCCGGACAACATTGGTCAGATGCAGATTCACCAGGCGGCAAGATAACTCACAGATATAAAATCCTTCTATGCGATCAAAAGGGAAATGAACCTCTTCTCCACTTACATCCCCCAACACAACCTCCTGACATCCATTGTCCAACACCTTAACCCGATGATGGAGTCGGCCGTCTTCCGTCATGCGCAAAAACTGATGCATCTGGGGTTCTGACAATTTCATAGTGGCCTTAACATACTCTGTGGCTAACCGCTGAGCCATACAAATCTCCTCAATTCTTTCCCGATTGTTTTGCCTTCCTGCACTGTAGCAGTAATCTCAAAATTCTTCAGGCCGGCGAAGCCGGTGTTTTGGGTACTGTTGGCAACATGCACCTATGCTCATTATACACTACCTTAACGCTATATTTCTCCAGACCCAGATGATGAATTCTCACGAAATCCCATAAATAACCGGATTAATCTTGATCTCATCCAAGATTCACTTAACATGCTCACTTTCCCACACTAAAACTGTATACTATCTCGGTTATCCGTTAATTTCGTTGTTTTCTTCCTCTTCAGCAGTACCCTCTGCATCCAGAACTGGTGCATACTTATCTATGCGGGCATGGCGGGTAATGATGTCCCATAACTCCTCTTTCCCCAATCCCTCTTCGGATGAAAACGGCACAAACAAATCCCCTGAACGAAGACCCAGTGATTCCTTAATAACTTTGATATGTTTGGCTCTACGTGTTTTGGGAATCTTGTCCATCTTGGTTGCTACGACAACCAAAGGCAATCCATTGTGACGAAGCCATTCATTCATCATCTTATCTTCCTTGGATGGCTCATGTCTCATATCCACCATCTGCATAACCAGTTTCAATTCCTCGCGTCCGAGCAGGTATTTCTCCATCATTTTACCCCAGGCAAAGCGCTGCTCTTTGGAAACCTTGGCGTAACCATATCCCGGGAAATCGACGAAGTAGAGATCCTGATTAATTTTATAATAGTTCAGCTGCTGTGTTTTACCTGGTGTCGCACTCGTCCGAGCCAGATTTTTACGATTGATCAAACGGTTGATCAGGGAAGATTTCCCCACATTGGATCGACCCGCCAACGCAATCTCTGGCAGACCGTCCTCTGGGTATTGTTCAGGCCGAACGGCACTGATAATAAATTCAGATTGATTTACTTTCATATTGTATCTTTCCTCTCTTGAACGCCTTTGCTATGCATAACCTGTTGAAGTTATTATGCCATGGATTGTTCTATCATACCAAAAAAACCGTTCCAGCGGACGCCGAAGCCTCCGCAGAACGGTCTACTCTTCATACGAACCTTTCGGATACGTGGATTACAGGTGGATTCCTGCCTGCTCAACAAGCGCATGCTGCAATACCTGATCCATATGGGCGACCGGGACAAACTCCACATCTTCCTTGATGCTGTCTGGAATGTCACGCAGATCCCGTTCGTTATCCTTAGGCAATAATATTTTTTTATAACCTGCACGATGGGCTGCCAGTGATTTCTCTTTCAAACCACCAATTGGCAACACACGTCCACGCAATGTTATTTCACCAGTCATGGCGATATCCTTGGATACATGTTTGTTCGTCAGAGCTGAGATTAACGCTGTTGCCATCGTAATCCCGGCAGATGGACCATCCTTCGGAATCGCTCCTTCCGGAACGTGGATATGAATATCGTTCTTCTCATGGAAATCAGGCGCGATCCCAAGCTGCGTAGCTTTGGAACGTGTGTAACTGAATGCGGCTTGTGCCGATTCCTTCATGACATCCCCCAGTTTACCTGTAAGAGTCAATTTACCCGTTCCAGGCACAACAGTCACCTCAATGACAAGGGTATCTCCGCCAACTTCAGTCCACGCCAGACCCGTTACGGTACCAATCTGATCTTCCAGTTCGGCCATGCCATAACGGAACTTGCCAGGTCCAAGATAGTCTTTGATCTCATCTGATGTGATGTTAATCTGACCTTCCACACCAGACACGATATTCTTGGCAGCTTTCCGGCACAACGAAGCCATCTGCTGTTCCAGATTACGTACACCTGACTCCCGTGTATATTCACGAATTACACGCAACAACGCGTCATCCGGGATTTCCAGTTGCCCTTCTTCCAGACCATGGTCCTGCTTCTGTTTGGGCAACAAATAGTTTTTCGCAATTTGCAGCTTCTCCAGCTCCGTGTAACCAGGGATGTTGAGCATTTCCATCCGATCCAGCAATGGACGCGGAATATTGTGTACCGTATTGGCAGTTGTTACAAACATAACGTTGGATAAGTCAAACGGCAATTCTACAAAGTGATCACTAAACGTATTATTCTGTTCCGGATCAAGGACTTCAAGTAACGCTGCAGAAGGGTCTCCGCGGAAATCTGAAGCCATCTTATCAATCTCGTCGAGCAGGAATACCGGATTAAGTGAACCCGCCGTTTTCATTCCCTGAATGATACGACCAGGCATGGCTCCTACATAGGTGCGTCGGTGTCCACGAATCTCGGCTTCATCGCGCACGCCGCCAAGAGAGATTCTGACAAACTCCCGTCCCAGCGATCTCGCGATCGAACGGGCAAGTGATGTTTTACCGACCCCTGGAGGTCCAACTAGGCAGAGAATTGGCCCTTTAAGCTTCTTGACGAGCTTCTGGACCGCCAGATATTCAAGCACACGTTCTTTGGGCTTTTCCAATCCGTAATGATCTGCATTGAGCACATCCTCGGCTTTTTGGATATCCAGATCATCTGCTGTCATCTGGCTCCAAGGAAGGCCAAGCAGCCAATCCACATAGTTGCGTATGACTCCGCCCTCGGCTGAGCTTGCAGGCATTTTCTCCAGTCGATCAATTTCTTTCTCAACCTTTTCTTTCACCTTGTCCGGCAAGCCGAGTTCTTCCATCTGCGTGCGAAGTTCCTCAACCTCACCCGCTCGGCCTTCTTTTTCACCCAGTTCTTTCTGGATTGCTTTCATCTGCTCACGCAAATAATATTCCTTCTGCGTTTTCTCCATCTGTTTCTTCACACGTTGGCTGATCTTGCGTTCAAGCTCCAGCACTTCGCGCTCATTGTTCAGGATATCCAGCAATTTCTCCAGACGTTCCCGAACGTCGATGGTCTCCAGAATTTCCTGTTTATCCTTGATCTTCAAGGACAGGTGACTCGTGATGACATCGGCCAAACGCCCTGGTTCTTCAATGTCAGACACCGCAGCAAGTGTCTCTGGCGTCACTTTTTTGGACAGATTAATATAATTCTCGAACTGGTTCAGAACGGTACGCATCAAGGCATCCGTCTCCGGATGGGTATTCTCCTCTTCAGGCAGCTCTTTTGCCAGTACTTCATAATATTCCTCGTTGTCCGTATATTCAATAATTTCAGCCCGTTCCAAGCCTTCCACGAGTACACGAATCGTACCATTCGGAAGCTTCAGCATCTGTCTGACCTTGGCCACGGTTCCGATTCTGAAAATGTCTTCTTGTGTTGGTTCTTCAATATTTACTTCGGCTTGGGAACATAGGAGAATCAGATGTTCTTCTACCATCGCTTTTTCTAAAGCCTTGACCGATTTCTCCCGGCCCACATCGAGATGCAGTACCATACTCGGGTAGACGAGAAGTCCTCTTAAAGGCAGTAAAGGAAAACGACGACCTTTCGCTTTGCTCGGTCCCATCGCTTTCGCACCTCCAATGGCTCTCAGGTTGTAGTCATTCATTATTCTATCAAATGTTCACATAAAAAACCAATGAAGGGAAGCGTTTAGCAGCTTCCCGAATCTGTA of Paenibacillus sp. FSL R5-0517 contains these proteins:
- a CDS encoding non-ribosomal peptide synthetase module, yielding MAQRLATEYVKATMKLSEPQMHQFLRMTEDGRLHHRVKVLDNGCQEVVLGDVSGEEVHFPFDRIEGFYICELSCRLVNLHLTNVVRKLFMTFKGDGVVHRIYKGFTMTYVYAQGTVRKIVEKTGENTRVIYEYKNTLLELQHLFLARDVEREINRVYAEIDSLLDTRKDATADQLHQIDETLVRYQKRLFELEAY
- the yihA gene encoding ribosome biogenesis GTP-binding protein YihA/YsxC, whose amino-acid sequence is MKVNQSEFIISAVRPEQYPEDGLPEIALAGRSNVGKSSLINRLINRKNLARTSATPGKTQQLNYYKINQDLYFVDFPGYGYAKVSKEQRFAWGKMMEKYLLGREELKLVMQMVDMRHEPSKEDKMMNEWLRHNGLPLVVVATKMDKIPKTRRAKHIKVIKESLGLRSGDLFVPFSSEEGLGKEELWDIITRHARIDKYAPVLDAEGTAEEEENNEING
- the lon gene encoding endopeptidase La; this encodes MGPSKAKGRRFPLLPLRGLLVYPSMVLHLDVGREKSVKALEKAMVEEHLILLCSQAEVNIEEPTQEDIFRIGTVAKVRQMLKLPNGTIRVLVEGLERAEIIEYTDNEEYYEVLAKELPEEENTHPETDALMRTVLNQFENYINLSKKVTPETLAAVSDIEEPGRLADVITSHLSLKIKDKQEILETIDVRERLEKLLDILNNEREVLELERKISQRVKKQMEKTQKEYYLREQMKAIQKELGEKEGRAGEVEELRTQMEELGLPDKVKEKVEKEIDRLEKMPASSAEGGVIRNYVDWLLGLPWSQMTADDLDIQKAEDVLNADHYGLEKPKERVLEYLAVQKLVKKLKGPILCLVGPPGVGKTSLARSIARSLGREFVRISLGGVRDEAEIRGHRRTYVGAMPGRIIQGMKTAGSLNPVFLLDEIDKMASDFRGDPSAALLEVLDPEQNNTFSDHFVELPFDLSNVMFVTTANTVHNIPRPLLDRMEMLNIPGYTELEKLQIAKNYLLPKQKQDHGLEEGQLEIPDDALLRVIREYTRESGVRNLEQQMASLCRKAAKNIVSGVEGQINITSDEIKDYLGPGKFRYGMAELEDQIGTVTGLAWTEVGGDTLVIEVTVVPGTGKLTLTGKLGDVMKESAQAAFSYTRSKATQLGIAPDFHEKNDIHIHVPEGAIPKDGPSAGITMATALISALTNKHVSKDIAMTGEITLRGRVLPIGGLKEKSLAAHRAGYKKILLPKDNERDLRDIPDSIKEDVEFVPVAHMDQVLQHALVEQAGIHL